The Solanum pennellii chromosome 11, SPENNV200 genome contains a region encoding:
- the LOC107003159 gene encoding two-component response regulator ORR21-like — MEVETHMSSKTAEKISILVVDDNAAYLQVVAELLKKCNYQAVAVKYPIDALPKLQIKGDSCDLIVFDVHKSDMNGFKLQEMIAKAFEIPVLSMSADQKEGAILKGLKGVSVDDQRDKGLCTVLQEKKGKRAVPGKSAMKQRKRGKDNSGDLVLPTKSQIIWTESLHHAFLVAIHDIGFSKAVPKKIHEHMNVPGLTRENVSSHWQKYRNYLHRVTDASSIIQVPNKNLASRANQSTIASGMLVKHRQVHQENFGVQSSVPSSLIHTSTGYLTGNLQHLKNKGKEVEVVLDPVRNFSVFHKVSAMQGLQGIGDLSASSMNQGNDQPHQDMETEDNLQ; from the exons ATGGAAGTTGAGACACATATGTCTTCCAAAACTGCTGAAAAAATCAGCATTTTAGTTGTGGATGATAATGCTGCTTATCTTCAGGTTGTTGCTGAGCTACTCAAGAAATGCAACTACCAAG cTGTGGCTGTCAAATATCCAATAGATGCTTTGCCTAAACTTCAGATCAAAGGCGACTCTTGTGATCTCATTGTCTTTGATGTGCACAAGTCTGATATGAATGGCTTTAAACTTCAAGAAATGATAGCCAAAGCATTTGAAATACCTGTTTTGT CAATGTCAGCTGACCAAAAGGAAGGTGCAATCTTGAAAGGACTGAAGGGTGTATCAGTGGACGATCAAAGAGATAAAGGGCTCTGCACAGTGTTGCAGGAGAAGAAAGGTAAAAGAGCTGTCCCTGGGAAATCTGCAATGAAACAGAGGAAAAGGGGCAAAGATAACAGTGGCGATTTGGTTCTACCAACGAAGTCTCAGATTATATGGACAGAGTCACTTCACCACGCATTCCTGGTAGCCATTCACGACATTGGGTTTAGCA AAGCTGTGCCAAAGAAGATTCATGAACACATGAATGTCCCTGGATTAACTAGAGAAAATGTCTCCAGTCATTGGCAG AAATATCGTAATTACTTGCACCGAGTTACTGATGCAAGCTCTATTATCCAAGTTCCTAACAAAAACTTAGCCAGTAGAGCTAATCAATCGACCATTGCGTCTGGAATGCTTGTTAAACATAGACAAGTTCATCAAGAGAATTTTGGAGTGCAGTCTAGTGTCCCCAGCTCATTGATTCACACTTCAACAGGTTATCTGACAGGCAATCTGCAACATCTTAAGAATAA GGGGAAAGAAGTTGAGGTTGTGCTCGATCCAGTTCGTAACTTTTCTGTCTTTCACAAGGTTAGTGCTATGCAAGGATTACAAGGCATTGGTGATCTTAGTGCTTCTTCCATGAATCAAGGGAATGATCAACCTCATCAG GACATGGAGACAGAGGACAATTTGCAATGA